From Xylocopilactobacillus apis, a single genomic window includes:
- the ptsP gene encoding phosphoenolpyruvate--protein phosphotransferase has protein sequence MSELLKGIAASDGVAVAKAYLLVQPDLSFSKKSITDVEKEKARLDSALDQSKTELEKIKDHAEKTIGTEEAQVFEAHIMILADPDFIGTIKQEIEDQKENAEAALSDVSGNFISTFEAMTDNDYMKERAADIRDVTKRVMSHLLGVNLPDPTMINEEVVIIAKDLAPSDTAQLNRKYVKAFVTDVGGRTAHSAIMARSLEIPAVVGTDKATDLVQSAGDVKIAVNGITGDVIIDPTADEISQFEKAGKDFVQQKEEWAKLKNESTITADGKHFILGANIGTPKDLDGVLDNGGEAIGLYRTEFLYMDSSELPTEDDQFEAYRKVLAGMNGKQVVVRTMDIGGDKHLPYLPLPEEQNPFLGYRAIRISLNKQDIFRTQLRALIRASHYGSLGIMFPMIATVNEFKQAKAIFQEEFDKLKAAGTPVSDDIEVGMMMEIPAAAVLADKFAKVTDFFSIGTNDLIQYTMAADRGNDRVSYLYQPYNPAILRLVKNIIDSAHKEGKWVGMCGEAAGDPIMDCILLGMGLDEYSMSATSILKIRSLMKRIDTSKVVELAEKAVNESVTNEDNIQLVKKYIDI, from the coding sequence GTGAGTGAGCTATTAAAAGGTATTGCTGCCAGTGATGGTGTTGCCGTAGCTAAAGCCTACCTGCTTGTTCAACCTGATCTTTCGTTCAGCAAAAAAAGTATTACTGACGTTGAAAAAGAAAAGGCTCGCTTAGATAGCGCTTTAGATCAATCCAAGACTGAACTTGAAAAAATAAAAGATCATGCTGAAAAAACAATTGGAACTGAAGAAGCTCAAGTTTTTGAAGCGCATATTATGATTTTAGCTGATCCTGATTTCATCGGTACGATCAAACAAGAAATTGAAGATCAAAAGGAAAATGCTGAAGCTGCACTTTCAGACGTATCTGGTAATTTCATTTCAACATTTGAAGCGATGACAGATAACGACTACATGAAAGAGCGGGCTGCTGATATTAGAGACGTTACTAAACGAGTAATGAGTCATCTTTTGGGAGTTAATTTACCAGATCCGACGATGATTAATGAAGAAGTTGTAATCATTGCTAAGGATCTCGCGCCTAGTGATACTGCTCAGCTTAATCGTAAATATGTCAAAGCTTTTGTTACTGATGTTGGCGGTAGAACAGCTCACTCAGCTATTATGGCCCGTTCTTTGGAAATTCCAGCTGTAGTTGGAACTGATAAAGCAACGGATCTTGTTCAAAGCGCGGGTGATGTAAAAATTGCGGTCAACGGAATTACTGGTGATGTAATTATTGATCCAACAGCAGATGAAATTTCTCAATTTGAAAAAGCTGGCAAAGATTTTGTTCAGCAAAAAGAGGAATGGGCTAAACTAAAAAATGAGTCGACAATTACTGCTGACGGAAAGCATTTCATTTTGGGAGCTAATATTGGTACTCCAAAGGATTTAGATGGAGTTCTTGATAATGGTGGAGAAGCCATTGGCTTATACCGGACAGAATTTCTTTACATGGATTCATCAGAATTGCCAACAGAAGATGACCAATTTGAAGCTTACCGCAAGGTTTTAGCTGGAATGAATGGGAAACAAGTTGTTGTTCGAACGATGGATATTGGGGGAGATAAACATCTTCCATATTTACCATTACCAGAAGAACAAAATCCGTTTCTTGGCTATCGAGCAATCAGAATCAGTCTTAACAAGCAAGATATTTTTAGAACTCAGCTTAGAGCATTAATCCGTGCTTCTCATTATGGTAGTCTGGGAATCATGTTCCCAATGATTGCTACAGTTAATGAATTTAAGCAGGCTAAAGCAATATTCCAAGAAGAGTTTGATAAGTTGAAGGCTGCAGGAACTCCAGTTTCTGATGATATCGAAGTCGGAATGATGATGGAAATTCCGGCAGCTGCAGTTTTAGCTGATAAGTTTGCAAAAGTTACTGATTTCTTTAGTATTGGAACTAACGATTTAATTCAGTATACAATGGCTGCTGACAGAGGAAATGATCGTGTGTCATATCTTTATCAACCTTATAATCCAGCAATTTTACGATTAGTCAAGAATATTATCGATTCTGCTCATAAAGAAGGAAAATGGGTTGGCATGTGCGGTGAAGCTGCAGGGGATCCAATCATGGACTGTATTCTTTTAGGAATGGGACTTGATGAATATTCAATGTCTGCTACTTCAATTTTAAAGATCCGTTCTTTGATGAAGAGGATAGATACGAGTAAAGTTGTTGAATTGGCTGAAAAAGCAGTTAATGAAAGTGTTACTAACGAAGATAACATTCAATTAGTTAAGAAATATATTGATATTTAG
- a CDS encoding phosphocarrier protein HPr, whose translation MASKDFHIIAETGIHARPATILVQTASNFKSDIKLEYKGKSVNLKSIMGVMSLGVGQGADVTITAEGDDADDAMKSIVETMTKEGLSE comes from the coding sequence ATGGCATCTAAAGATTTTCATATTATTGCAGAAACAGGAATTCATGCACGTCCAGCAACTATTTTAGTTCAGACTGCAAGTAACTTTAAATCTGATATTAAATTAGAATATAAGGGCAAATCTGTAAACCTAAAATCAATTATGGGTGTAATGTCATTGGGCGTTGGTCAAGGTGCAGACGTAACAATCACTGCTGAAGGTGACGATGCAGATGACGCAATGAAATCTATTGTTGAAACGATGACTAAAGAAGGATTATCAGAATAG
- a CDS encoding ATP-dependent Clp protease ATP-binding subunit codes for MICQNCKQRPATIHLFTNENGQKNELDLCQICYQQLKEQQIQDATNNRGIDPTNILENFFKEAASINGNIQNIENSINNNSAQNPQQQTPNPTQPTNNTLGNFLGKFGVDLTQQARVGKIDPVIGRDKEIARVIEILNRRTKNNPVLIGEAGVGKTAVVEGLAEQIAKGNVPQKLQDKKIVRLDVVSLVQGTGIRGQFEQRMQQLIDELKSDKSIILFIDEIHEIVGAGNAEGGMDAGNVLKPALSRGDIQIVGATTSNEYRTIEKDSALARRLQSVLVSEPTVKESIQILEGLQQRYEDYHHVHYSKDAIEAAVKLSNRYIQDRYLPDKAIDLMDESGSQKNLTIDVVDPQIIQNKIQEVEDKKSEALREEDYEKAAYYRDQVSKLKTSQKTDENKLADWPEVTTKDIEKIVEKMTNIPVGELQSKEQQQLKNLASDLKEKVIGQDEAVDKVARAIRRNRIGFNKTGRPIGSFLFVGPTGVGKTELAKQLAKSLFGSTDSMIRFDMSEYMEKFSVSKLIGSPPGYVGYEEAGQLTERVRRNPYSLILLDEVEKAHPDVLNMFLQILDDGRLTDSQGRMVSFKDTIIIMTSNAGQGSAEASVGFGASKSGTTHSVLDQLSDYFKPEFLNRFDDIVEFHSLSKTNLLKIVNIMLNETNSEVMTKGITIHVTDPAKEKIVELGYNPKMGARPLRRVIQEQVEDKVADFYLDHPKNTKIEVRVNAGNIVVNTAETK; via the coding sequence ATGATTTGTCAAAATTGTAAGCAACGACCCGCAACAATTCATCTTTTCACTAATGAAAATGGTCAAAAGAACGAATTGGATTTATGTCAAATTTGCTACCAACAATTAAAAGAACAACAAATTCAAGATGCCACTAATAATAGAGGTATTGATCCAACAAATATCCTTGAGAACTTTTTTAAAGAAGCGGCATCTATTAATGGAAATATTCAAAACATTGAAAACAGTATCAATAACAATTCGGCCCAAAATCCTCAGCAGCAAACGCCTAATCCAACACAGCCAACTAATAATACTTTAGGTAATTTTTTAGGTAAATTCGGAGTTGATTTAACTCAACAAGCACGAGTTGGTAAGATTGATCCCGTGATTGGTCGGGACAAAGAAATTGCTCGGGTAATTGAAATTTTAAATCGCCGAACAAAAAACAATCCGGTTCTAATTGGTGAGGCAGGAGTTGGAAAAACCGCTGTTGTAGAAGGTTTGGCTGAACAAATTGCAAAAGGAAACGTTCCTCAAAAACTTCAAGACAAAAAAATTGTTAGGCTTGATGTCGTTTCATTAGTTCAGGGAACTGGAATTAGAGGACAATTCGAACAGCGGATGCAGCAATTGATTGACGAACTAAAAAGTGACAAGTCAATTATTCTCTTTATTGATGAGATTCACGAAATCGTTGGTGCGGGAAACGCTGAAGGCGGGATGGATGCAGGAAATGTATTAAAACCTGCACTTTCTAGAGGTGATATTCAAATTGTTGGAGCTACCACATCCAATGAATATCGCACAATTGAAAAAGATTCAGCTCTTGCAAGAAGACTTCAATCTGTACTAGTCAGTGAACCGACAGTTAAAGAATCAATTCAAATTCTTGAAGGACTTCAGCAGCGTTATGAGGATTATCATCACGTTCATTATTCAAAAGATGCAATCGAAGCCGCTGTAAAACTCTCAAACCGTTATATTCAAGATCGTTATCTTCCCGACAAAGCAATTGATTTAATGGATGAAAGTGGTTCTCAAAAGAATTTAACGATAGATGTCGTTGATCCTCAAATTATTCAAAATAAGATTCAAGAAGTTGAAGATAAAAAAAGCGAAGCTCTTCGCGAAGAAGATTATGAAAAAGCTGCATATTATCGCGACCAGGTTTCCAAATTAAAAACTAGTCAAAAAACTGATGAAAATAAATTAGCAGATTGGCCGGAAGTTACTACAAAAGATATTGAGAAGATTGTCGAAAAAATGACAAATATTCCAGTTGGAGAACTTCAATCTAAAGAACAACAGCAGCTTAAAAATCTTGCCAGCGACCTTAAGGAAAAAGTCATTGGTCAAGATGAAGCAGTTGATAAAGTTGCTCGTGCGATTAGAAGAAATCGAATTGGATTCAATAAAACCGGTCGGCCAATTGGTTCATTTCTTTTTGTTGGACCAACTGGTGTCGGTAAAACTGAGCTTGCAAAACAGCTAGCTAAATCATTATTTGGTTCGACTGATTCGATGATTAGATTTGATATGTCGGAATATATGGAAAAGTTCTCAGTGTCTAAATTGATCGGTTCTCCTCCAGGATACGTTGGATACGAAGAGGCAGGTCAATTAACAGAACGAGTTCGTCGCAATCCTTATAGCTTAATTTTACTTGACGAAGTAGAAAAAGCTCATCCGGATGTTCTTAACATGTTTCTACAAATCTTAGATGATGGGAGACTTACAGATTCTCAAGGACGAATGGTCAGTTTTAAAGATACAATAATTATCATGACTTCTAATGCTGGTCAAGGAAGTGCCGAAGCAAGTGTCGGTTTCGGTGCATCTAAGTCTGGTACTACTCACTCTGTTTTAGACCAATTATCAGACTATTTCAAACCTGAATTTTTAAATCGTTTTGACGATATTGTAGAATTTCATAGTCTCTCAAAGACTAATTTACTGAAAATCGTAAATATTATGTTAAACGAAACAAACTCTGAAGTTATGACTAAAGGAATTACAATCCATGTGACTGATCCAGCTAAAGAAAAAATTGTTGAATTGGGATATAATCCAAAAATGGGTGCCAGACCTTTACGCAGAGTCATCCAGGAACAAGTCGAAGATAAAGTTGCCGATTTTTACCTTGATCATCCAAAAAACACTAAAATTGAAGTCAGAGTAAACGCAGGAAACATTGTAGTAAATACCGCTGAAACAAAATAA
- a CDS encoding DUF1827 family protein, whose translation MKLINTTNSYSRLVENQLLNTDAKLIKVYSLGRTMVVYTERPNMIEIVLENKHRNIQDAEITQVADELLNEKQREIYTTIKQKGLAEISAKI comes from the coding sequence ATGAAATTAATAAATACTACGAATTCCTACTCTCGTTTAGTAGAAAACCAATTACTTAATACTGATGCAAAACTAATAAAAGTTTACTCATTGGGTCGAACTATGGTTGTGTATACTGAACGACCGAATATGATTGAAATTGTTTTAGAAAATAAACATCGCAATATTCAAGATGCAGAAATAACCCAAGTTGCTGATGAGTTATTAAATGAAAAGCAACGAGAAATCTACACAACCATTAAACAAAAAGGATTAGCAGAAATCTCAGCAAAAATATAA
- a CDS encoding peptide chain release factor 3 — protein sequence MVSDLEQEVQKRRTFAIISHPDAGKTTITEQFLLASHVIRAAGTVKGKKSGKFAQSDWMEIEKKRGISVTSTVLEFNYHDCKINLLDTPGHEDFSEDTYRTLSAVDSAVMVIDSAKGIEAQTKKLFQVTKQRGIPLFTFMNKLDREGRSPMDLVDEIENTLGIEGYPMNWPIGMGKNFRGVYNIAAQNVELNLPNNKVEVISLKDGIPDDPMFKEPIFEEAFSEVELLREAGNSFDPEKIAAGLQTPVFFGSALTNFGVKTFLDEFVKMAPSPADHQSVEGEEIKPTKSEFSAFVFKIQANMNPHHRDRIAFVRICSGEFDKGMEVLNERSGKQLKLNSSTVNPTGENEQVEKAVAGDIIGLFDNGNYQIGDTIHSGKQKLEFPKLPTFTPELFCRVRAKNVMKQKSYHKGVNQLVSEGSVQLFTEVSTGDYILGAVGQLQFEVFTFRMENEYNSEIELVPMGQRIARWIDSDNVDEHDSSSRNILVKDIYGEYLFLFENNFALRWYNDKHPDVKLVEKI from the coding sequence ATGGTAAGTGATTTAGAACAAGAAGTACAAAAAAGAAGAACATTCGCAATTATTTCTCACCCGGATGCAGGGAAGACCACGATTACGGAGCAATTTCTTTTAGCCAGTCATGTAATTAGAGCAGCAGGAACTGTTAAAGGTAAAAAAAGCGGCAAATTTGCTCAATCTGATTGGATGGAAATTGAAAAAAAACGTGGAATTTCAGTTACAAGTACTGTTTTAGAGTTTAATTATCATGATTGTAAGATTAATTTATTAGACACTCCTGGGCACGAGGATTTCTCTGAGGATACTTATCGGACACTATCAGCGGTTGATTCAGCGGTAATGGTAATTGATTCAGCCAAAGGTATTGAGGCTCAGACTAAAAAACTTTTTCAAGTTACAAAACAACGTGGAATTCCGCTTTTTACGTTTATGAATAAACTGGATCGAGAGGGCAGAAGTCCAATGGATTTGGTTGATGAAATTGAGAATACCTTAGGAATTGAAGGATATCCGATGAATTGGCCGATCGGGATGGGGAAGAACTTTCGGGGTGTTTACAATATTGCTGCTCAAAATGTGGAGTTAAATCTGCCAAATAATAAAGTTGAAGTTATTTCTTTAAAGGATGGAATCCCAGACGATCCCATGTTTAAAGAACCCATTTTCGAAGAAGCTTTTTCAGAAGTTGAGTTATTAAGAGAGGCTGGAAATAGTTTTGATCCTGAAAAGATTGCGGCCGGTCTTCAGACCCCGGTTTTCTTTGGATCAGCCTTAACTAATTTTGGTGTCAAAACATTTTTAGATGAATTTGTAAAAATGGCTCCAAGTCCCGCAGATCATCAAAGTGTCGAGGGAGAAGAAATTAAACCTACTAAGTCAGAATTTTCAGCTTTTGTTTTTAAAATTCAGGCCAATATGAATCCTCATCACCGCGATCGAATTGCTTTTGTGAGAATTTGTTCTGGTGAATTTGATAAAGGCATGGAAGTATTAAACGAACGTAGCGGGAAGCAATTAAAACTTAACTCTTCAACAGTCAATCCAACTGGAGAAAACGAACAGGTCGAAAAGGCAGTTGCGGGAGATATTATTGGACTTTTTGATAATGGAAATTACCAAATTGGAGATACGATTCATTCAGGTAAACAAAAATTAGAATTTCCAAAATTACCGACTTTTACCCCAGAACTATTTTGCCGGGTACGAGCAAAAAATGTTATGAAGCAAAAGTCTTATCACAAAGGAGTAAATCAACTTGTATCTGAAGGTTCGGTTCAGCTGTTTACTGAGGTGTCGACGGGAGATTATATCTTAGGAGCTGTTGGTCAGCTGCAGTTTGAAGTTTTTACTTTTAGAATGGAGAATGAATATAACAGCGAAATTGAATTAGTTCCCATGGGACAAAGAATTGCCCGCTGGATTGATTCAGATAATGTTGATGAACACGATTCGTCAAGTCGAAATATTTTAGTTAAAGATATTTACGGAGAATATCTCTTTCTTTTTGAAAATAACTTTGCTTTACGCTGGTACAATGATAAACATCCAGATGTTAAGTTAGTTGAAAAAATTTAA
- a CDS encoding AI-2E family transporter, producing MFAKIKKSPLLYWSLEALIVVSAIFVFTKISFIFSPIIQFISIVFVPIVIAGFLFFLLNPLVKWLTKHKVPKSLSIFLAILLLIGVIASLIIAIVPNIVTQASQIIGHLPRIISEAQKSYHQVLQNKFVQKYHLYDSFNKFDLRKVINGVFNFATTSGVQVVTSIGGIIFTIFAIPVILIYFLIDGDKFTGSVTKLFPKSLRIYVSGLLSKMGNTIQMYLFGQLIEGLFVGICIFIGYSIIKMPYSFLLGFIAGIFTLVPYVGPMIAIIPALIIALTVSFREVFAVMIVVTIVSQIDGNFVYPNLIAHNLKIHPLTIILLLYVASNIFGFLGTMFIVPAYGILKTLVVYIYTEVKNYRARKKNQQLSLFKNDQGV from the coding sequence ATGTTTGCAAAAATAAAAAAATCCCCTTTGTTATATTGGTCATTAGAAGCTTTAATAGTGGTCAGCGCGATTTTTGTGTTTACAAAAATCAGTTTTATATTTTCACCGATAATTCAGTTTATTTCAATTGTGTTTGTTCCAATTGTGATTGCCGGATTTCTATTTTTTTTGCTGAATCCATTAGTTAAGTGGCTTACAAAACACAAAGTTCCCAAATCGTTAAGTATTTTTCTAGCAATCTTGCTTTTGATTGGCGTAATTGCTTCTTTAATTATTGCAATTGTCCCTAATATTGTAACGCAGGCTTCCCAAATTATTGGGCATTTGCCTCGAATAATTTCAGAAGCTCAAAAAAGTTATCATCAGGTGCTTCAAAATAAGTTTGTGCAGAAATATCACCTCTATGATAGCTTTAATAAATTTGATTTAAGAAAAGTTATTAATGGAGTTTTTAATTTTGCAACCACGAGTGGGGTGCAGGTGGTAACGAGTATTGGCGGCATAATCTTCACAATTTTTGCCATTCCGGTGATCTTAATTTATTTTTTAATTGACGGAGATAAATTTACAGGAAGCGTGACAAAACTTTTTCCTAAATCGCTTAGAATTTATGTCAGCGGCTTACTAAGTAAAATGGGTAATACTATTCAAATGTATCTATTTGGTCAACTAATAGAAGGTCTATTTGTCGGCATCTGTATTTTTATTGGTTATTCAATCATTAAAATGCCTTACTCATTTTTACTTGGTTTTATTGCCGGAATTTTTACTTTAGTTCCTTATGTCGGTCCGATGATTGCGATTATTCCGGCTTTAATCATTGCTTTAACCGTGTCATTTAGAGAAGTATTTGCAGTTATGATCGTAGTTACAATTGTTTCACAGATTGATGGTAATTTTGTTTATCCAAACCTAATTGCTCATAATCTTAAGATTCATCCATTGACAATCATTCTGTTGCTTTATGTGGCAAGTAACATTTTCGGATTTTTAGGTACAATGTTTATTGTTCCAGCTTATGGGATTCTTAAGACTTTGGTGGTATACATTTATACAGAAGTTAAGAATTACCGAGCGCGTAAGAAAAATCAACAATTATCTCTTTTTAAAAATGATCAAGGAGTTTAA
- a CDS encoding excinuclease ABC subunit UvrA, whose protein sequence is MTDLFEKGSIDVKNAYQNNLKNVSIRIPKYAITAFVGLSGAGKSSLVFDTIAASSRKELNETFPSFTQQYLPKYGQPHVQEIDHLPVAIVVDQKRMGSNARSTLATYTGIYSLLRLLFSRVGKPWVGYSDTFSFNLPQGMCPKCQGLGYVDDLNVKKLIDPDKSLNEGAITFVSFGPDTWRWRRYVDSGLFDNNKPLKNFTKEEMDLLLYAPQQQIKNAPSKWPRTALYEGVVPRIKRSILGKKEAEHHKEAISKVVKRIECPECLGARLNQDALKCKINGLNIADVSNLDLIHVIQFLNQIDDKLASEVTRELKVKIQSLIDIGLGYLTLNRDTGTLSGGESQRIKIAKFLTSSLVDLVYILDEPSVGLHPSDIKLIKNALIKLKDKGNTILIVEHNPEMITLADYVVEIGPTPGEKGGEITFEGDYQSLRQSDTLTNRWLNHELEFRSVRKPSKEIVLADINLHNLKNVSVKIPLGIETVISGVAGSGKSTLVAALKETVSEHYDYIDMTQKSITGNIRSTVATYLGILDPIRKLFGKTNHVSTTLFSYNGKGACPLCKGKGVTITNMAFMDPIIQVCEQCHGMRYNDEALSFQYHGKNIYEVLSNSIVKSISFFEEIPEIAEKLKNMEQVGLSYLTLEQSLDTLSGGELQRLKLAEELHNEGEIYLLDEPTAGLHMQDVAKLTKLFDRLVSEGNSLIIIEHNLAVISQADWLIDMGPDAGIYGGKVVYEGTPKNSLNNTNSKTGRALAQYNQIIRP, encoded by the coding sequence TTGACAGATCTTTTTGAAAAAGGCTCAATCGACGTTAAAAACGCTTATCAAAATAACCTTAAAAATGTCTCAATCAGGATTCCAAAATATGCAATTACTGCTTTCGTGGGCTTGTCTGGTGCTGGTAAGTCATCCTTAGTTTTCGACACAATTGCAGCTTCTTCTCGAAAAGAACTTAACGAAACTTTTCCGAGCTTTACTCAGCAATATTTACCTAAATACGGTCAGCCTCACGTGCAAGAAATAGATCACTTACCGGTCGCAATTGTGGTCGACCAAAAAAGAATGGGGTCTAACGCCCGTTCAACTCTAGCAACCTACACGGGAATTTATTCTTTGCTCAGGCTTTTGTTTTCAAGAGTTGGTAAACCCTGGGTCGGATATTCAGACACATTTTCTTTCAATTTACCTCAGGGAATGTGCCCAAAATGTCAGGGACTCGGTTACGTTGACGATTTAAATGTTAAGAAGCTGATCGATCCTGATAAATCTTTAAACGAAGGTGCAATTACTTTTGTCAGTTTTGGACCTGATACGTGGAGATGGCGCCGATATGTTGATAGCGGTCTATTTGATAATAACAAACCTTTAAAAAATTTCACTAAAGAAGAAATGGATCTCTTACTGTATGCCCCACAGCAGCAAATAAAAAATGCTCCTAGCAAGTGGCCGAGAACGGCACTTTACGAAGGGGTGGTTCCTCGAATTAAGCGGTCAATTTTAGGTAAAAAAGAAGCTGAGCACCACAAAGAAGCGATCAGCAAGGTCGTTAAAAGAATCGAATGCCCAGAATGTCTCGGAGCAAGACTTAATCAAGATGCTCTAAAATGCAAAATAAATGGACTAAATATCGCAGATGTCAGTAATCTTGATCTGATCCATGTGATTCAATTTCTCAATCAAATTGATGATAAATTGGCCTCAGAAGTCACGAGAGAGCTAAAAGTAAAAATTCAGTCTTTAATTGATATTGGACTCGGGTATTTAACGCTTAACCGTGATACTGGCACTCTTTCTGGCGGTGAATCTCAAAGAATTAAAATTGCCAAGTTTTTAACCAGCTCGCTAGTTGATCTTGTTTATATTCTTGATGAACCCAGCGTTGGACTGCACCCGTCTGATATTAAACTGATTAAAAACGCTTTGATTAAACTTAAAGATAAGGGAAACACAATTTTAATTGTCGAACACAATCCAGAAATGATTACTTTGGCAGATTACGTGGTTGAAATTGGCCCTACTCCCGGCGAAAAGGGCGGAGAAATTACTTTTGAAGGCGATTATCAAAGTCTAAGACAATCAGACACTTTAACGAATCGTTGGCTGAATCACGAACTTGAGTTTAGAAGCGTTAGAAAGCCATCCAAAGAAATCGTTCTTGCTGATATTAATCTCCATAATCTAAAAAACGTTTCGGTTAAGATTCCTTTAGGGATAGAAACAGTAATTTCAGGCGTGGCTGGTTCTGGAAAATCTACTCTTGTTGCAGCCTTAAAAGAGACAGTTTCTGAGCACTATGACTACATCGATATGACTCAAAAATCCATTACTGGTAATATTCGCTCAACAGTTGCAACTTATCTTGGAATATTAGATCCAATTAGAAAACTATTCGGGAAAACTAATCACGTATCAACAACTCTTTTTAGTTATAACGGCAAAGGTGCCTGCCCTCTTTGCAAAGGAAAAGGAGTCACTATTACCAATATGGCGTTTATGGATCCGATTATTCAAGTTTGTGAACAGTGTCATGGAATGCGTTATAACGATGAAGCCCTAAGCTTTCAATATCACGGTAAAAATATTTATGAAGTTCTCAGCAATTCAATTGTTAAATCAATTTCTTTTTTTGAGGAGATCCCCGAGATCGCAGAAAAACTCAAAAATATGGAACAAGTTGGGTTAAGTTATCTAACCTTGGAACAATCTCTTGATACATTATCAGGCGGGGAACTCCAGCGGTTAAAATTAGCGGAGGAATTACACAATGAAGGAGAAATCTATTTATTAGACGAGCCAACTGCTGGACTTCACATGCAGGATGTTGCTAAATTAACTAAATTATTTGATCGCTTAGTTAGCGAGGGCAACAGTCTCATAATTATCGAACACAATTTAGCTGTGATCAGCCAAGCCGATTGGTTAATTGATATGGGACCGGATGCTGGAATTTACGGCGGTAAGGTCGTCTATGAAGGAACTCCCAAAAATTCATTAAACAATACAAATTCAAAAACTGGTCGAGCTCTAGCTCAATATAATCAGATAATTCGTCCTTAA
- a CDS encoding TIM-barrel domain-containing protein yields the protein MVKYGNNERPFALTVDGWAGTQKYGAVWTGDQTGGTWENIGYQIPTYIGSSLSGLSNVGADIDGIYEGGKPIIQTRDLQWKSFTPIQLNMDGWGSENKTPFTFGGRYADINRFYLKLKSQLLPYMYSAAYRNTFEGIPLLKPVVYNSDLKIAKRPDLTHEFLIGDDILVAPIYKDTQVDVNGNDVRHNIYLPGKSTTWIDYFTGKEYAGNQVVNHFAAPLWKTPVFIRKGAIIPENNPNNNPSEIDQTTQYVNIYPDKKSSSTVVYDDDGVSEDYLKDDYVKTKIDSSQESGSTVINISKTKGNFEGFVPNKKTVIRLKINQAPKKVLVNGKELAASSYKFEAKHQIQTFSNDRELSNIFDGSWLTINIPIRNVKTTELKVEVVQ from the coding sequence ATGGTTAAATATGGTAACAACGAACGTCCTTTTGCATTGACAGTTGACGGCTGGGCTGGAACTCAAAAGTACGGTGCAGTCTGGACTGGGGATCAAACTGGCGGTACTTGGGAGAATATCGGTTATCAAATTCCAACTTATATTGGAAGTTCACTTTCAGGGTTATCTAATGTTGGTGCTGATATTGATGGTATTTATGAAGGCGGCAAGCCAATTATTCAAACTCGTGATCTTCAGTGGAAGTCATTTACGCCAATCCAGTTAAATATGGATGGCTGGGGTTCTGAGAATAAGACCCCATTTACCTTTGGCGGACGTTATGCTGATATTAATCGCTTTTACTTGAAGTTAAAGAGTCAATTGCTTCCTTATATGTATTCGGCCGCTTATCGTAATACTTTTGAGGGAATTCCTTTATTAAAACCAGTTGTTTATAATAGTGATTTAAAAATTGCAAAACGACCTGATTTAACTCATGAATTTTTAATAGGAGATGACATTTTAGTTGCTCCAATTTATAAGGATACACAGGTAGATGTAAACGGAAATGATGTGCGGCATAATATCTATTTACCAGGAAAATCAACGACTTGGATTGATTATTTTACTGGTAAAGAATATGCTGGAAATCAAGTTGTGAATCATTTTGCGGCCCCACTTTGGAAAACACCCGTCTTCATTAGAAAAGGTGCGATTATTCCAGAAAATAATCCAAATAATAATCCTAGTGAAATTGATCAAACAACCCAATATGTCAATATCTATCCTGATAAAAAATCATCATCAACTGTAGTTTATGATGATGATGGAGTTAGTGAAGACTATCTAAAAGATGATTACGTTAAGACAAAAATTGATAGTAGTCAGGAATCAGGCAGTACAGTTATTAATATTAGTAAAACTAAAGGTAATTTTGAAGGCTTTGTGCCAAACAAAAAGACCGTCATTAGATTAAAAATTAATCAAGCTCCGAAGAAAGTTTTGGTTAATGGCAAAGAACTTGCAGCTTCTAGCTATAAGTTTGAAGCAAAGCATCAAATTCAAACTTTCTCTAATGATCGTGAATTATCAAATATTTTCGATGGAAGCTGGTTGACAATTAACATTCCGATTAGAAATGTTAAAACAACAGAACTCAAGGTCGAAGTTGTTCAATAA